In the genome of Lactuca sativa cultivar Salinas chromosome 3, Lsat_Salinas_v11, whole genome shotgun sequence, the window ggttataaactagtatatatatatatatatatatatatatatatatatatatatatatatatatatatatatatatatatatatattctaataaaagaataggttgattctccttttgacatgtgtcaccttatTAGAAATCATAATTAATGTCATGATACATGTCAATCTATTGATtatgcatttcaaatttcaaaatttaaatttctcactctaattaaattaaattaaataacattagaataacatttaaaaaaaattaatacagattataaggtCACGTATTTAtctaaatcaacgattataattttatataactaaaaaaatataattgattaataattttgagtttttactgtgaaagtttaattaattttataaccgtggtgtcacggattatatatatatatatatatatatatatatatatatatatatatatatatatatatatatatatatatatatatatatatatatatatgttaaggaCGTTTTGGTAAAGATTGACGGTAGGTACAAATTTTTAAACCATAACGCGTTATAACGGAGCCATAACAAATTTTTTAGAACATTGAAAACGTATAATAAATTCAATGATGAAAAATCATATATACATGTTGAAACTAATTTTTTGAGTTACAACTTACAACTTGTTAAACACTCTCCAGTTAGGTGTCCAATTGAGAGTGTTTTTGATTATGGTACGTACTAAATACTTCAGCTGGTCAATAGTAACACGGGACGACTTTCTTTAAAATCATAGTCAATCATCAACAAATTAACATCGGACAACTTTCTTGAAGAACCAGTCAATACTCAATACATGGCAAACCCGTATAGTACAAACCCAAATGCATAACTTACAAGTCATTACTGCAATGTGAAATCATCATCGGGAAAAATCAAATTGGCAACGTATTATAGGGTTTTCTAAATTCTACCAAAGACTTCTTTAAGCGATTACTAATTGtacttattatagttttgttATTGTTATTACATGGAATATTCCATTCActaaaaacaaatatataacCAACTGATAAGAGACAAGGGCCTATCATGTGAACCCGGAAAATAGTACAAGCAGGTATGCTTGCTTACATCTATAAtctatttatataataaataaaatatataaattaataaaaaataaaataaagagataGTGCTTTGTATTAAGTGTGTGACATAATTTCCATGTCTTTATTATGTAAATTAAATCATATACCGTGCCTACGTAAATACACCCTACTACATAGAGTACAACATATCATTGTGAATTTGTGATGTACAAGTTTGAAGGCATAATGTACAATAGAAAGGAAGAAGGATAAGATACAAAATAGATGCATTGTAAGTACCATCAAACTATTAAATGTGTGAGTAAAGTTGATAAATGCTCCATTACGGAAGTCTTAATCAACattaatctttatatatatatatatatatatatatatatatatatatatatatatatatatatatatatatatatatatatagtattttttTATAAAGctctaaaaatattttaaaaagtgtaCTGTTCATCTTTAGAATTTTAGTTTCATGTatttgtaatatcatataaaatcgtatatttaaaagatattttggaaaatcattttcaaaaactttatatattaatattaactaTTGTGACCTATAAATACCCCTGGTTCCCCACCCATCACATGCATTAGTTGAAAGGTTCCAACAACTCCCCAACTTTCTCTCCAAATCCCATTTGCTCATCACAAAAAACCAAAAATTGgtgtttcaaaataaaataaaaaaacacatattttggaTTCAAAAAGCAAGAAAAGAGAAGAAGGATTTCAATTGTTTCCAACATTTTCTTGTTTTTTGGCGACATAAACATGGGGAACTACATGGAAACATGCATTCAAAGAAAACcaacagaagaagaagaagaagaagcacaaGAGAAACAAAAAGAGGAGCAAGAATCTTATGAAAAAACAAGTGATACTTTGAGCAAGGAGAGTAGTAAAATGAGGGTAAAACTGGTATTAACAAAAGATGAGCTACAGTGGCTGCTGCTTCAGTTGAAGAAGAATGAAGGAAGGAAACTGGAAGAAATGTTGGGGGAGATTGAACAGAGTAGAGTAACAGGGGAAAGTGTCACAAAGTGGAAACCTCGTTTAGAAAGCATCATGGAGAGTCCAGAAGTTCATCATCACATGGAAAGATCGTCATCACCATGAgttcaaattactattttacccctacccATACCCCTTACCATctcctcttttttttttcatgcccagatttgtaattatgtatttttttattggGCTTCTTTGATTGAAGCATGAGTAGTTTATATCACATAATCACTGTGCATTCATAGTATGCAAAATCCAACGGTGGATGTGTTTGGGCCAGTTGATATTGCTACGTACGAGATTGATCTTCCTTCCTGCAAATAGTGATCAATAGTCAACTcatgtcaaagtttatttgttgcttgaattcatattattattattaagcaAATTAACGAAATGTTGAATTTGTTGTGCCTTTTTGCGAGTAACAAGCTTTAAAATTCACTCCCATGTGACATGTCATGTCATGTGGTTCATGGTACAGGATGAATGCTACACTCAACAACGATGCCGGCCATTAACTCTTGTATTCCTAAGCTATTTGACTTGCATCCTGAAATAAGAACAATTACAAGAAGCTTTATCCATAATCAACATTTGGTTTTTAATTAATAGTCAAATACTTATATAGCTAGATATGTTTGAAACTTTGAAATTGAGAAGAAATGCTCcatgttttttaatatatttttctgcCATTTCTAAAAAAAAATTGCGTCATGTTTGTTTGAAGGGAAAATATTTATAATCATGTTAGCTATGTTAAAAACGTTAATTATGAGCTATAAATTAAAAAGAACTATAAAAATCAATATGGACTGAATTTAGAAAGTAGTAATTAGGACTTTGGTCATCTTGAACATACGAAGAAATTATTAGAGAAACTAGGCGAATGTCTGCGCGTTGCGTACAAAGACCTATATAGTTAgaaatatttacaaatatatatatctttttaaatataacaataatgttgttgttaaatttgatataaaaaatcatatattgatataatatattgattattttgaatataataattcgtatatcaAATTATTAAATAGGATATAATAatttgtttaacgttttaatttctatcattataattatttaaaacatcaaactttgttttttgattttaaatgtaacaatataatcatttatatagagttatttttaattattgttattgtaagttattttaagctacttatttgaaatcttttaatgattttaaaaatatatttaggaaatattttagttaaattgagattacaatttagtttttgcatttaacactataatttatcacttttaactattcacaaaatattcattgagttttttaagtggaactgaaatttatatttaagttaacactgtaatgttatttttaaattaacaatttaagtattttgttaaaactgttcaaaagttgtagctttaaactgataatggtttacatacaacaacatattaaatctaatacattaagtataatatgttaaaagttaaagatattactttataagtagaagtaaaaacattattttagtattgaaatttagtttatttaagattacactttaggtttgatatttatttaaccttattaaccaacttataatcattattagaaagacactacaatttatcatttttaactaattataaAATATTCCTTGTGCTGTTTAACTTgacctaaaatttatatttaagttgatcctgtaattacataatttttttaaaagttgtagctttaaaatgatattgGTTTACAGACAACAACATATTCGACTTAATAAATTAAGTgcaatatgttaaaagttaaaaacataactttataagtagaagaaaatatatttttttaatatgtaaCATCCTGTTCCAGATTGTTTGGTGATTTAAGGCCCGTGGgccttaatccgagtatgagaaggttttgaggcttTGAAGGAGAAAGGTTTAGGCCTTTTTAGGTTATGGGTAAGGTAGGTTGTGTAATAAAtagttcggtttgtgctttagagcccaaatgtattgttaaaggAATTGGTGCGgtcttttcatgaattttggatctgagttcGAGTGGGCTTCAGGAGGAATAAAGtagatagaagtgtagggcttctcgttaccttttcatggatataaggatcgtcgaaaacggatttataacgaagaagttatggccttcagaagttttgAGGTTTGCAGGCTTAgccaagtacgctgggcgtaaacaAAGCTACGATCGGCGTAATTttagagtatgttgggcgtactgaccagggGTGGTCGCGAATCTTAtccagagtacgttgggcgtacgccaatCAGACCTGAacgctattttagggtcttggaccatATTTAAgttccttatctcataacctaactttaatatcttcagcctccatccctctaaaccctagaaatcgaccctaagcctccatttgagtgtttcttgagcattttggtgatttggtgagtttttggtgcatattgtggaagaaggagttccttgaggaagcattgcttggcttggagcttgtggatccaagccctaatcatgttgatctagctccagaaagaataaagtttgaatcttggtggctTTCTCATGTGGATCTAGTGGGGTGATCACTTGTTGTGTTTGGCTttggaagaagaaggagctttgaaagagAATAACTTGAGCACCTAgcatttggatctatgttcttctcttgttggtgcatcttccagaggtatcaagttttgaacttgcttattgttgtgccagtttttgttttgggtccattttagggtttttggtcccaaagcttgaagctttatgagttgttgaactcCAAAGCATAATTTATGTCCCTTTGAGTATATTTAGTGGTgttatgtcataaaaatccaatcttggtcgttggaatcaagccatgcatgagacaGGAGGTTTTTGAGATGAGGAagtgagtgttttgggtgtttgtgaccttTCCAGCcaagcaaaggcttaaagtcactaactttatggagtaagtgccattagggagtccagatctggggATTGAGGTAATGTCTTAACtatttaagaccaaatgagtagaaagagtgaatttggggagtacgttgagcgtaattCCTGTACGCCCCATGTACTGCCCGAGTGTGTGGATTcgtgagtacgttgagcgtactaagagaggtacgccccgcgtaacctcactgtggacttttgggcttagtctcattttgggccttgagtgttgggcctggagtttagacttgttgcaatagAGTCTTAGATCGGAGGAGTATATATATGTGcgttgggcccttgagttgggcttgccattaGATGTGAgagagttgggcctcgggagagcccatttattattgggccttggtgggcccaatgggttttaggtcaTTAATGGAATGGTTAGTGGAatacctttagacctaatgagcgAGAGTTGAGAATTAGTTCCTAATTGGGATAATTGTGGGTTCGGTACAGAGTTAGAGGCCGGTGCGTGGCAACAGCGTTTATAGGGGCTGTTCATCATCTaatgtgagtcttctcaatatacgttacctagagtggtatttatgtgtgaccggaaggtcttatgtgcttacttgagttatgcatcttgtctatgtgatattatgttatgcattattttagaccggaccggaaggtccaacaATTTATGAGGCCGGAAGACTCAACCAGACCGGACTGGAAGGTCTAACGATATATGAGGCCGGAAGGCTCAACCAaaccggactagagggtccaacgagctgcaagaccggaaggtcatcatgggtaggaccagaaggtctacTAGAGTTGTGGAGCCGGAaggtccactgagacacatcgaccggaaggtCTCGTAGAGCCATAGCCTTAAGTGGCTAGTtatatgtatgtggtattttggggaactcactaagcttcgtgcttaccatgctatgttttatgtgtttcaggttcttattaGGATTGCGGGAAGGTggcgactcgattgtacacacaagagaaaagtgtcatgaatgaggatcctggattttgataattacttttgaaaacaattttgaaatatGTTATGACATCGACACTTGAGATTTTGAGAATTATTATATGTGATGTTGGTAAtttaaaatcgaaaattttgtttgaaaatttacggtgttacataatAATGAaacttagtttatatatgattaca includes:
- the LOC111894307 gene encoding uncharacterized protein LOC111894307 → MGNYMETCIQRKPTEEEEEEAQEKQKEEQESYEKTSDTLSKESSKMRVKLVLTKDELQWLLLQLKKNEGRKLEEMLGEIEQSRVTGESVTKWKPRLESIMESPEVHHHMERSSSP